One genomic window of Phaeobacter piscinae includes the following:
- a CDS encoding replication initiation protein — translation MAEPSFDEERLTGALTRETVKKNVAAIHISGKLTLLQRKLSNVLLLNAYDTLTSARSHTIDARTLAMMVGYNSNDIDSLRASLRALAETVAEWDMLDEQGHQEWGVSSLLSFAKLKNGVCEYAYSPELAKKLHDPKIFALINVKIQRNFSSGHGLALYENCYRFVRTGSTGWWGLEIFRKLMGVDGSAYYESFKHLNAKIIKPAVAEVNKSSDIIIEPQTRKKGRAVSEIRFLIRENPQMAMFQIDDSEGLRQQPVYKALRGQGVSDRLARQWITEHGADYVQQKLDYVAGQGAVKSPLGYLRAAIDGDYSLSPEGAVTPPVSAEEEARIREAQARRDADAAAEAAAFDARAAARRDRARHLDIVETLVSRRNPTQRDADKRLFLSGLDSDLDREHFRQHGWRSALNAGAIIAFWQELEPEAFDG, via the coding sequence ATGGCAGAGCCCAGCTTTGACGAAGAGCGGCTGACCGGCGCGTTGACCCGCGAAACGGTGAAGAAAAACGTGGCTGCGATCCATATCAGCGGCAAGTTGACGCTGCTGCAGCGCAAGCTGTCAAATGTGCTGCTGCTCAACGCCTATGACACGCTGACCTCCGCGCGCAGCCATACCATCGACGCGCGCACTTTGGCGATGATGGTGGGGTACAATTCCAACGATATCGACAGCCTGCGCGCCAGCCTGCGGGCACTGGCGGAAACCGTCGCGGAGTGGGATATGCTGGATGAGCAGGGCCATCAGGAATGGGGCGTCTCTTCGCTGCTCAGCTTTGCCAAGCTGAAAAACGGTGTTTGCGAATACGCCTATTCGCCAGAGCTGGCCAAGAAACTGCATGACCCGAAAATCTTTGCCCTGATCAACGTCAAGATTCAGCGCAACTTCAGTTCCGGCCACGGGCTGGCGCTCTATGAGAATTGCTACCGGTTTGTGCGCACTGGCTCCACCGGCTGGTGGGGGCTGGAGATCTTTCGCAAGCTGATGGGGGTGGATGGCTCCGCCTATTACGAGAGTTTCAAACATCTCAATGCCAAGATCATCAAACCGGCGGTGGCCGAGGTCAATAAATCCTCCGACATCATTATCGAACCGCAGACCCGCAAGAAGGGCCGCGCGGTCAGCGAAATCCGCTTTCTGATCCGCGAAAACCCGCAGATGGCGATGTTCCAGATCGACGACAGCGAGGGGCTGCGCCAGCAACCGGTCTATAAGGCACTGCGCGGGCAGGGGGTCTCTGACCGGCTGGCGCGGCAATGGATCACCGAACACGGGGCCGACTATGTGCAGCAGAAGCTGGACTATGTGGCGGGGCAGGGGGCGGTGAAATCACCGCTGGGCTATCTGCGCGCTGCGATTGACGGAGATTATAGCCTGTCGCCGGAGGGCGCAGTGACGCCGCCGGTTTCAGCCGAGGAAGAGGCCCGCATTCGTGAGGCACAGGCGCGCCGTGACGCCGACGCCGCAGCCGAGGCCGCCGCCTTTGACGCACGCGCCGCCGCCCGCCGTGATCGCGCCCGCCATCTGGATATCGTCGAAACATTGGTTTCGCGGCGAAACCCGACCCAGCGCGATGCGGACAAGCGGCTGTTCCTGTCGGGGCTGGACAGCGATCTGGACCGTGAGCATTTCCGCCAGCACGGCTGGCGTTCGGCGCTGAATGCCGGTGCGATCATCGCCTTCTGGCAGGAGTTGGAGCCGGAGGCTTTTGACGGCTAG
- a CDS encoding AAA family ATPase — MTSPTLPPYFNLDPEQAAAKLPDPIQTTRFAKAAAMCSKGREDLARRGYAPDGEKRLRKFSTWEITRYLIPVAPQHLRRVLKNHPDLPQGEGEGGSKWFTLEEVLALRQHFASEGISTKEYLPYRPKGVPAKVTAVANFKGGVGKTSTAAHLAMSAALDGYKVLVIDLDSQGSMTSILGGTVEDEWSTVFPLIAKDYAKSVVAENAVRAAAGEPELPLDETLNEALRVSSRNVIQKTHWSNIDLIGAQLNLYWAEFQIPVWRMGLRSWPLWDALSNFLEQEGILDDYDIVFLDTPPALGYLTINALSAADILLVPLGASFLEFDSTGRFFDMLYSTFASIEEGENMAQRAAGLPEIKFEWDVVRALITRFDASQQTDMANVIQAYFGDFMNAYRQDVTALVGQAGEQVNGIYEADYRDFNRDTYVRGRETFDRTYAEFKELLIGSWWRDTQMEEAE, encoded by the coding sequence ATGACCTCTCCCACCTTGCCTCCCTATTTCAATCTGGACCCGGAACAGGCCGCCGCCAAGCTGCCGGATCCGATCCAGACCACCCGTTTTGCCAAGGCGGCTGCCATGTGCAGCAAGGGCCGCGAAGATCTGGCCCGGCGCGGCTATGCCCCCGATGGCGAAAAGCGGCTGCGCAAATTTTCCACTTGGGAGATCACCCGCTATCTGATCCCGGTGGCGCCACAGCATCTGCGCCGGGTGTTGAAGAACCATCCCGACCTGCCGCAGGGCGAGGGCGAAGGCGGCTCCAAATGGTTCACGCTGGAGGAGGTTCTGGCGCTGCGACAGCATTTCGCCTCCGAAGGGATCTCAACCAAGGAATACCTGCCCTACCGCCCCAAAGGCGTGCCTGCCAAGGTAACGGCGGTCGCCAACTTCAAAGGCGGCGTTGGCAAAACCTCCACCGCTGCGCATCTGGCGATGTCCGCCGCGCTGGATGGTTACAAGGTGCTGGTGATTGATCTGGATTCCCAAGGCTCGATGACCTCCATCCTCGGCGGCACGGTGGAGGATGAATGGTCCACCGTCTTTCCGCTGATCGCCAAGGACTATGCCAAATCGGTGGTGGCGGAAAACGCCGTGCGCGCCGCCGCCGGGGAGCCGGAACTGCCGCTGGATGAAACATTGAATGAGGCGCTGCGGGTTTCGTCGCGAAACGTCATTCAGAAAACCCATTGGTCCAACATTGATCTGATTGGTGCGCAGCTGAACCTCTATTGGGCGGAATTTCAGATCCCGGTCTGGCGCATGGGACTGCGCAGCTGGCCGCTGTGGGATGCGCTGAGCAACTTTTTGGAGCAGGAGGGCATTCTGGATGACTACGATATCGTCTTCCTCGACACGCCCCCGGCGCTTGGCTATCTGACCATCAATGCGCTGTCGGCGGCGGATATTCTGCTGGTGCCGCTGGGGGCGTCGTTTCTGGAGTTTGACTCCACAGGGCGGTTTTTCGATATGCTCTATTCCACCTTTGCCTCCATCGAGGAGGGGGAGAATATGGCACAGCGCGCGGCCGGTTTGCCTGAAATTAAATTTGAATGGGATGTAGTAAGGGCGCTGATCACGCGCTTTGACGCCAGTCAGCAGACGGATATGGCGAATGTGATCCAGGCCTATTTCGGAGATTTCATGAACGCCTACCGTCAGGATGTCACCGCCCTTGTTGGGCAGGCGGGAGAACAGGTGAATGGGATCTACGAAGCAGACTATCGCGACTTCAACCGCGATACCTATGTCCGCGGTCGCGAAACCTTTGATCGGACCTATGCGGAATTCAAAGAGCTGCTCATCGGCAGCTGGTGGCGCGACACCCAGATGGAAGAGGCGGAATAA